Proteins encoded together in one Streptomyces umbrinus window:
- a CDS encoding dihydroxy-acid dehydratase, which yields MVTLRSAQWYAGQDRNAYIHRAWMRRGVPGDAFDGRPQIAIANTASDLTPCNAHLNEVAASVRNGVYEAGGIPLDLPVVSLGETQVRPTAMLWRNMAAMATEEMLRANPIDGVVLLGGCDKTIPSLLMAAASVDLPAVVVPGGPMLTGTFRGTPLGCGTDVWRLSEEVRAGMLSQEQFTRSESAMIRSRGHCNTMGTASTMALVAEALGTVVPGVAGTPAPDSRLLEAAHGTGRLAVDMVALDRRPGTFLTKASFHNAIVALAAIGGSTNAVVHLLAIAGRLGIDLSLDDFDRIGSRVPVLVDLQPAGRFLMEDFHRAGGLSAVLREVRDLLDPDALTVTGEPLVNHLDDAPIWDGEVIRTRAEPLVAEGGIAVLRGNLAPDGALIKPAAASAHLLRHSGRAVVFDSIEDFHARIDDPDLDVDADSVLVLRGCGPKGYPGMPEVANMPLPKKLLEQGVRDMVRVCDGRMSGTAYGTVVLHVAPEAAAGGPLALARTGDHIGLDVPARRIDLDVSADELARRTPTKATVTGFASPRRGWERLYVDHVLQADTGADLDFLVGSSGSEVSRESH from the coding sequence ATGGTGACGCTCCGCAGCGCCCAGTGGTACGCGGGTCAGGACCGCAACGCCTACATCCACCGGGCGTGGATGCGACGTGGCGTGCCCGGTGATGCCTTCGACGGCCGCCCGCAGATCGCCATCGCCAACACCGCCTCGGACCTGACTCCCTGCAACGCGCATCTGAACGAGGTGGCGGCCTCGGTCCGCAACGGCGTCTACGAGGCGGGCGGCATTCCGCTGGACCTGCCCGTGGTGTCGCTGGGCGAGACACAGGTGCGGCCCACGGCGATGCTCTGGCGCAACATGGCGGCGATGGCCACGGAGGAGATGCTGCGGGCCAACCCCATCGACGGCGTCGTCCTGTTGGGAGGCTGCGACAAGACGATCCCGTCGCTGCTGATGGCCGCCGCCTCGGTGGACCTGCCCGCCGTCGTCGTGCCCGGCGGCCCGATGCTCACCGGCACCTTCCGCGGTACGCCGCTGGGGTGCGGCACCGACGTGTGGCGGCTGTCGGAGGAGGTACGGGCCGGCATGCTCTCCCAGGAGCAGTTCACCCGCTCCGAGTCGGCGATGATCCGCAGCCGCGGGCACTGCAACACCATGGGAACCGCCTCCACGATGGCGCTGGTGGCCGAGGCCCTCGGCACGGTCGTGCCAGGAGTGGCCGGCACCCCCGCCCCCGACAGCCGACTGCTGGAGGCCGCGCACGGCACCGGCCGGCTGGCGGTGGACATGGTCGCCCTCGACCGACGGCCGGGCACCTTCCTGACCAAGGCGTCCTTCCACAACGCGATCGTCGCGCTGGCCGCGATCGGCGGCTCGACCAACGCGGTCGTCCATCTCCTGGCGATCGCGGGGCGGTTGGGGATCGACCTGTCGCTCGACGACTTCGACCGCATCGGTTCCCGGGTGCCGGTCCTGGTCGACCTCCAGCCGGCCGGACGCTTCCTCATGGAGGACTTCCACCGCGCCGGAGGCCTGTCCGCCGTCCTGCGCGAGGTACGCGACCTGCTGGACCCGGACGCCCTCACGGTCACCGGCGAACCGCTCGTGAACCATCTCGACGACGCGCCGATCTGGGACGGCGAGGTCATCCGCACCCGTGCCGAACCGCTCGTCGCGGAGGGCGGCATCGCCGTGCTCCGCGGCAACCTCGCCCCGGACGGCGCGCTCATCAAACCCGCCGCGGCCTCCGCCCACCTGCTGCGCCACAGCGGCCGCGCGGTCGTCTTCGACTCGATCGAGGACTTCCACGCCCGCATCGACGACCCCGATCTCGACGTCGACGCCGACTCGGTCCTCGTGCTGCGCGGCTGCGGCCCCAAGGGCTACCCGGGCATGCCCGAGGTGGCCAACATGCCGCTCCCGAAGAAGCTCCTGGAACAGGGCGTCCGCGACATGGTCCGCGTCTGCGACGGCCGCATGAGCGGCACCGCGTACGGCACCGTCGTCCTGCACGTGGCCCCGGAGGCCGCGGCCGGCGGCCCGCTCGCCCTCGCTCGTACGGGGGACCACATCGGCCTCGACGTCCCGGCCCGCCGCATCGACCTCGACGTATCGGCCGACGAACTGGCCCGCAGGACCCCCACGAAGGCCACCGTCACGGGTTTCGCGAGCCCTCGGCGTGGCTGGGAGCGTCTCTACGTCGACCACGTCCTCCAAGCCGACACGGGCGCCGACCTGGACTTCCTCGTCGGCTCCAGCGGCTCGGAGGTGAGCCGTGAATCGCACTGA
- a CDS encoding IclR family transcriptional regulator: MKHTQTFEGSTDPDADGSTGADSSRLVGSDRVLAVLKELARYPDGVGLEELTRVIGSPKPTVHRALGALRRAGLADQDVRGRYVLGDEFLRMAFAHHEARPEHVRIRPALEALAHRFGETSHYAVLDGREVVYRAKVDPPTGAVRLTSTVGGRNPAHTTGVGKLLLAQQLDTLDDVEAWIGSTPLVRRTPRTLYTAAALHGELRITRERGYGLDDQENETGVNCLSLPVYATSPTTASGALSISALAYRTPLETLVGALDEIRAVLGPLGEPHR; encoded by the coding sequence ATGAAGCATACGCAGACGTTCGAAGGATCGACAGACCCCGACGCGGACGGCTCAACAGGCGCCGACAGCAGCCGACTTGTGGGCTCGGACCGGGTGCTCGCCGTCCTCAAGGAACTCGCCCGGTATCCCGATGGGGTGGGTCTTGAGGAGCTGACACGGGTGATCGGCAGCCCCAAGCCGACCGTGCACCGGGCGCTCGGTGCCCTGCGCCGGGCCGGTCTGGCCGACCAGGACGTCCGCGGCCGGTATGTGCTCGGCGACGAGTTCCTGCGGATGGCCTTCGCCCACCACGAGGCCCGCCCCGAGCACGTACGTATCCGTCCCGCGCTGGAGGCACTGGCCCACCGGTTCGGCGAGACCTCGCACTACGCGGTCCTGGACGGCCGCGAGGTCGTCTACCGCGCCAAGGTCGACCCGCCGACCGGGGCCGTCCGGCTGACCTCCACGGTGGGCGGCCGCAATCCCGCGCACACCACCGGCGTCGGAAAGCTGCTGCTCGCCCAGCAGTTGGACACGCTCGACGACGTCGAGGCCTGGATCGGCTCGACGCCCCTGGTACGCCGCACTCCGCGGACCCTGTACACGGCCGCCGCCCTGCACGGCGAACTGCGGATCACGCGCGAACGCGGCTACGGCCTCGACGACCAGGAGAACGAGACCGGTGTCAACTGCCTCTCCCTGCCCGTGTACGCGACCTCGCCGACGACCGCCTCCGGCGCTCTGAGCATCAGCGCGCTGGCGTACCGGACTCCCCTGGAGACCCTGGTCGGCGCCCTCGACGAGATCCGTGCCGTACTCGGGCCTCTGGGAGAGCCGCACCGGTGA